One Amorphoplanes digitatis genomic window carries:
- a CDS encoding DUF6232 family protein has protein sequence MAYRGPGADYEGIRRPPWRVHYANDKITVTSWYVLVAGRQIAIAHLRDPVRCLTYRYPLLRVAAITGGVEVAIGLPFALAFGSSVVLFVALFSGAGMAAGAWVDARRNPCFMTIEATVQNRPVTLFVTRDRREHGQVCRALVRAIEGDS, from the coding sequence ATGGCCTATCGGGGACCCGGCGCGGACTATGAAGGCATCCGTAGGCCGCCGTGGCGGGTCCACTACGCGAACGACAAGATCACCGTCACCAGCTGGTACGTGCTGGTGGCAGGGCGGCAGATCGCCATCGCGCACCTGCGCGATCCGGTTCGGTGCCTGACATACCGATATCCACTGCTCAGGGTCGCGGCCATCACGGGTGGCGTGGAGGTCGCGATCGGCCTGCCGTTCGCCCTGGCCTTCGGATCCTCCGTAGTCCTTTTCGTCGCGCTCTTCTCAGGGGCCGGCATGGCGGCCGGCGCGTGGGTGGACGCCAGGAGGAACCCCTGCTTCATGACGATCGAGGCCACCGTCCAGAACCGGCCGGTCACCCTGTTCGTCACCCGTGACCGGCGTGAGCACGGTCAGGTGTGCCGCGCGCTGGTCCGTGCGATCGAGGGGGATTCGTAG
- a CDS encoding S8 family peptidase: MPLPHPARRTRRHLALATAALTLVSSALAAPAPAGAATPAPAEPHRPGISHTITLITGDRVRVTDIGGGRYATDVQRPDGARGGVHAQTIGSDLYVFPDEVLPYLAADRIDRRLFDVTTLIRDGYDDRNTDGIPLIISHADGTPASQPAPAGTTKIRSLSSVRGDAVRAAKRQARRTWTDVTSAGARTRQADARPAPLADGIAKIWLDGKVHTDLAESTAQVGAPTAWAAGLEGAGVKVAVLDTGADLDHPDLAGRVSAAVSFVPGEEATDGHGHGTHTASTVGGSGAASAGAERGVAPKADLLIGKVLSDEGAGSDSWVIAGMEWAAAQGARVVSMSLGDDAPSDGTDPLSSAVNRLTAQTGALFVIAAGNNGSEASIGAPGAADAALTVGAVDSADERAYFSSMGPRFGDYALKPDISAPGVEILAAKSGGTAQGGWYQSMSGTSMATPHVAGAAAILAGQHPQWRAADLKNALMSSSATVPGGNAYQIGAGRLDLRAGIGTPVTATGSVYFGFVGWPHPAAEAVERTVTYTNTGDEAIRLDLAVSGTVAGGPYDLDPAADQGTTAPGMFTLSTDTVVVPPHGAASVTATAHPGLAADGRRYLGEIKAARAGTVLARTQLGLYLEDERHGLTLTVKDRAGAAAGGYLSLQRFGDLDPEVVALDPNGPTKLRLRPGTYSALTYLEVEGANGTDSAGMALLGDPEIVLDRDREVVLDARQAREATATVPRVTEDRMLYLNWYRSDGDTSTIIDQYLLPPWIDTMYALPTKPVTRGEFEFETRWRKSFPVLTLADQGRDVDLLGQPGSSLYDGRTVLDAEYLPTGSPAEYAGRDVRGKAVIVTRSAALTGGQRALAAVEAGAALLVVVNDGPGKLFEWAGADDGTPVPIPVVGVTARTGRPLIERATGGRLRLTTVGTPNSPYVYDLVDPHPGRVPKSLAYRPKAGDLAVVDMRYHGDTKRRGGEFRWDYRPYRTYSLGYELPMDLPAVRTDYVSAQPGTAWAEDAVGGANLELVSVSETHAYRPGSRQEVNFFGPVVRPRNNEPFWSSTRDRGYLAFNVQPWADGGRGHAGYQQWGDTLRLTVSANGTLLKESEWAAVSLEMDPPGATTFTLDMRAQRDPAVYRLSPSTHTVWQVVSRPTVNPDKLETMPLLQLDYDVDTDLSGNARGGAQRLRLTAEHLADAVGTGKITTATLHVSFDDGGTWRPVRLKRSGADWLAEFTAPANGHVSLRATARDTAGNAISQEITRAYGLRSRP, from the coding sequence ATGCCATTGCCACATCCCGCCCGGCGTACGCGCCGGCATCTCGCGCTGGCGACCGCCGCGCTCACCCTGGTGTCGTCGGCGCTGGCCGCGCCGGCGCCGGCCGGCGCCGCCACCCCGGCCCCGGCCGAACCGCACCGGCCGGGCATCTCACACACCATCACGCTGATCACCGGCGACCGGGTACGCGTCACCGACATCGGCGGCGGGCGCTACGCCACCGACGTCCAGCGCCCGGACGGGGCCCGTGGCGGCGTACACGCACAGACGATCGGCTCCGACCTGTACGTGTTCCCCGACGAGGTACTGCCCTACCTGGCCGCCGACCGGATCGACCGACGGCTGTTCGACGTGACGACGCTGATCCGGGACGGCTACGACGACCGGAACACCGACGGCATCCCCCTGATCATCAGCCACGCCGACGGGACGCCGGCGTCTCAGCCGGCGCCGGCCGGCACCACGAAGATCCGCAGCCTGTCCAGCGTGCGCGGCGACGCCGTACGGGCGGCCAAGCGGCAGGCCCGCCGGACGTGGACCGACGTCACCTCGGCCGGCGCCCGCACGCGGCAGGCCGACGCCCGGCCGGCGCCACTGGCCGACGGCATCGCCAAGATCTGGCTGGACGGCAAGGTGCACACCGACCTGGCGGAGAGCACCGCGCAGGTCGGCGCGCCGACCGCGTGGGCGGCCGGCCTCGAGGGCGCGGGCGTGAAGGTCGCGGTGCTGGACACCGGCGCGGACCTCGACCACCCGGACCTGGCCGGACGGGTCAGCGCCGCGGTCAGCTTCGTGCCCGGCGAGGAGGCGACCGACGGTCACGGGCACGGCACGCACACCGCGTCGACGGTGGGCGGCAGCGGCGCGGCCTCGGCGGGCGCCGAGCGGGGCGTCGCGCCGAAGGCGGACCTCCTGATCGGGAAGGTCCTGTCCGACGAGGGCGCCGGCAGCGACTCGTGGGTCATCGCCGGGATGGAGTGGGCCGCCGCGCAGGGCGCCCGGGTGGTGAGCATGAGCCTGGGCGATGACGCGCCCAGCGACGGCACCGACCCGCTGAGCTCGGCGGTGAACCGGCTCACCGCGCAGACCGGCGCGCTGTTCGTCATCGCGGCCGGCAACAACGGTTCGGAGGCGTCGATCGGCGCGCCCGGCGCCGCGGACGCCGCCCTCACGGTCGGTGCCGTCGACTCCGCCGACGAGCGGGCGTACTTCTCGAGCATGGGCCCCCGCTTCGGCGACTACGCGCTGAAGCCCGACATCTCGGCGCCGGGCGTGGAGATCCTCGCGGCGAAGAGCGGCGGCACCGCACAGGGCGGCTGGTACCAGTCGATGAGCGGCACCTCGATGGCGACCCCGCACGTCGCCGGCGCGGCCGCGATCCTCGCCGGGCAGCACCCGCAATGGCGCGCCGCCGACCTGAAGAACGCGCTGATGAGCAGCTCGGCGACGGTGCCGGGCGGCAACGCGTACCAGATCGGCGCCGGCCGGCTGGACCTGCGAGCGGGCATCGGCACGCCGGTGACCGCGACCGGCTCGGTCTACTTCGGATTCGTCGGCTGGCCGCACCCGGCCGCGGAAGCGGTCGAACGGACGGTCACCTACACGAACACCGGCGACGAGGCGATTCGGCTCGACCTCGCGGTGAGCGGCACGGTAGCGGGGGGCCCGTACGACCTCGACCCGGCCGCGGACCAGGGCACAACGGCGCCGGGGATGTTCACCCTCTCGACGGACACCGTGGTGGTACCGCCGCACGGCGCCGCCTCGGTCACCGCGACCGCCCACCCGGGCCTGGCCGCCGACGGCCGCCGGTACCTCGGCGAGATCAAGGCCGCGCGGGCCGGCACCGTGCTCGCCCGTACCCAATTGGGTCTGTATCTCGAGGATGAGCGGCACGGCCTGACGCTCACGGTCAAGGACCGGGCGGGGGCCGCCGCCGGCGGCTACCTGTCGCTCCAGCGCTTCGGCGACCTCGACCCGGAGGTCGTCGCACTCGATCCGAACGGACCGACGAAGCTGCGGCTGCGGCCCGGCACCTACAGCGCGCTCACCTACCTGGAGGTCGAGGGCGCCAACGGCACCGACTCGGCCGGCATGGCACTGCTCGGCGACCCCGAGATCGTTCTGGACCGGGACCGGGAGGTCGTCCTGGACGCACGCCAGGCCCGGGAGGCGACCGCGACGGTGCCGAGGGTGACCGAGGACCGGATGCTGTACCTGAACTGGTACCGCTCCGACGGCGACACCAGCACGATCATCGATCAGTACCTGCTGCCACCGTGGATCGACACCATGTACGCGCTGCCCACCAAGCCGGTCACCCGGGGCGAGTTCGAGTTCGAGACCCGCTGGCGCAAGAGCTTCCCGGTACTCACCCTCGCCGACCAGGGCCGGGACGTCGACCTCCTCGGCCAGCCGGGCTCCAGCCTGTACGACGGCCGCACCGTGCTCGACGCCGAATACCTGCCGACCGGCAGCCCCGCCGAGTACGCCGGCCGCGACGTACGCGGAAAGGCGGTGATCGTGACGCGATCGGCGGCGCTGACCGGCGGGCAGCGTGCCCTCGCGGCGGTCGAGGCCGGTGCCGCGCTGCTCGTCGTCGTGAACGACGGGCCGGGCAAGCTGTTCGAGTGGGCCGGCGCCGACGACGGGACGCCGGTGCCGATCCCGGTTGTCGGGGTCACCGCCCGAACCGGGCGGCCCTTGATCGAGCGCGCGACCGGCGGCCGCCTGCGCCTGACTACGGTCGGCACGCCGAACTCGCCGTACGTCTACGACCTGGTGGATCCGCACCCGGGACGGGTACCGAAGTCGCTCGCCTACCGGCCGAAGGCCGGCGACCTGGCGGTGGTCGACATGCGGTACCACGGCGACACCAAGCGCCGCGGCGGCGAGTTCCGCTGGGACTACCGGCCGTACCGCACCTACTCGTTGGGCTACGAGCTGCCCATGGACCTCCCGGCCGTCCGCACCGACTACGTGTCGGCCCAGCCGGGCACCGCCTGGGCCGAGGACGCCGTCGGCGGGGCGAACCTGGAGCTGGTCTCGGTCAGCGAGACGCACGCCTATCGGCCCGGCAGCCGCCAGGAGGTGAACTTCTTCGGGCCGGTGGTGCGGCCCCGCAACAACGAGCCGTTCTGGTCCTCCACCCGCGACCGGGGCTACCTGGCCTTCAACGTGCAGCCGTGGGCGGACGGTGGCCGCGGGCACGCCGGCTACCAGCAGTGGGGTGACACCCTGCGGCTGACCGTCTCGGCGAACGGCACCCTGCTCAAGGAGTCCGAATGGGCCGCGGTGTCGCTGGAGATGGATCCGCCCGGCGCCACCACCTTCACGCTGGACATGCGGGCCCAACGGGACCCGGCGGTGTACCGGTTGTCGCCCAGCACCCACACGGTGTGGCAGGTCGTGTCCCGCCCCACCGTCAACCCGGACAAACTGGAGACGATGCCGCTGCTCCAACTGGACTACGACGTCGACACCGACCTGTCCGGCAACGCCCGCGGCGGCGCACAGCGGCTACGCCTGACGGCCGAACACCTGGCGGACGCGGTCGGTACCGGAAAAATCACGACCGCCACGCTGCACGTCTCCTTCGACGACGGCGGCACCTGGCGCCCGGTACGCCTGAAGCGCTCCGGCGCCGACTGGCTCGCCGAGTTCACCGCACCGGCGAACGGGCACGTGTCACTGCGGGCGACCGCACGAGACACCGCGGGCAACGCGATCAGCCAGGAGATCACCCGCGCATACGGACTGCGTAGCCGGCCGTGA
- a CDS encoding DUF7402 domain-containing protein, translated as MLDTSGCSRGRVLNVVAHADDDLLFMNPEVQRDIDADRCTLTVFMTAGDAGAGAAYWQERENGPRAAYALMADARDRWDAKTVTFGDYAVRYESLAGRPDVALAFVRSPDGGGGGFPSNNSESLMELYQGALPEIHSVDGQNTYTKAGLAAMLLDVMETFQPDTIHTLDYSDKNIGADHSDHRAAAYLAFDAHRKYRTPHSIGAYMAYGVDTLPANVFYTVDDRKMDVFMAYAVHDSKVCQTTGACRNGAYDIRSFRQYRNAGEQGGGQNVMPLATVSASSGGNVTKAVDGLTSGGPVAPGNEWTTSGGKAGSWIYGRFANVQTIDRVVLYDRPNPTDQVTSGKLTFSDGSAVTVGALPNTGEGKVVTFPARTVWSLKFTVTGVSAGTRNTGLAEMQTFATSVAPQATVTVSSQNVATNQQAAKAVDGYTAGQGFPTNREWATAGGKAGSWLKLSWLKPQSIAKVVLYDRSNGSDQITGGKLTFSDGSSVNVPPLPNYGTPLTVSFSKRTVTSMTFTVTTVSAATRNVGLAEIQVEAPR; from the coding sequence GTGCTGGACACCTCAGGGTGTTCCCGTGGCCGGGTTCTCAATGTCGTCGCGCATGCGGACGACGACCTCCTCTTCATGAACCCGGAGGTCCAGCGCGACATCGACGCGGACCGCTGCACCTTGACGGTCTTCATGACGGCCGGCGACGCCGGTGCCGGTGCGGCCTACTGGCAGGAGCGGGAGAACGGGCCCCGCGCGGCGTACGCCCTGATGGCCGACGCCAGGGACAGGTGGGACGCCAAGACGGTCACGTTCGGTGACTACGCCGTACGGTATGAGAGCCTGGCCGGCCGCCCGGACGTGGCGCTGGCGTTCGTCCGCTCCCCGGACGGTGGTGGCGGCGGCTTCCCGTCCAACAACAGCGAGAGCCTGATGGAGCTCTACCAGGGCGCGCTTCCGGAGATCCACTCGGTGGACGGGCAGAACACGTACACGAAGGCCGGCCTGGCCGCGATGCTGCTCGACGTCATGGAGACGTTCCAGCCGGACACCATCCACACGCTGGACTACTCCGACAAGAACATCGGCGCGGACCACAGCGACCACCGCGCCGCCGCATACCTCGCATTTGACGCGCACCGGAAATACCGGACGCCGCACAGCATCGGCGCCTACATGGCGTACGGCGTGGACACCCTGCCCGCCAACGTGTTCTACACCGTCGACGACCGCAAGATGGACGTCTTCATGGCGTACGCGGTGCACGACTCGAAGGTGTGCCAGACCACCGGCGCCTGCCGCAACGGCGCGTACGACATCCGGTCGTTCCGGCAGTACCGCAACGCCGGCGAGCAGGGCGGCGGCCAGAACGTGATGCCGCTCGCGACCGTCTCCGCCTCATCGGGCGGCAACGTCACCAAGGCCGTCGACGGCCTGACCAGCGGCGGACCGGTCGCGCCCGGCAACGAGTGGACCACCTCCGGCGGGAAGGCGGGCAGCTGGATCTACGGCCGGTTCGCCAACGTGCAGACCATCGACAGGGTGGTGCTCTACGACCGCCCGAACCCCACCGACCAGGTCACCAGCGGCAAGCTGACGTTCAGCGACGGCAGCGCCGTCACCGTCGGCGCGCTGCCGAACACCGGCGAGGGCAAGGTCGTCACCTTCCCCGCCCGTACGGTGTGGAGCCTCAAGTTCACCGTCACCGGGGTCTCCGCGGGGACCCGGAACACCGGCCTCGCCGAGATGCAGACGTTCGCGACGTCCGTCGCGCCGCAGGCCACTGTGACCGTCTCGTCGCAGAACGTGGCGACCAACCAGCAGGCGGCCAAGGCCGTCGACGGCTACACGGCCGGCCAGGGCTTCCCCACCAACCGTGAGTGGGCGACCGCGGGCGGTAAGGCCGGTAGCTGGCTGAAGCTGAGCTGGCTCAAGCCGCAGAGCATCGCCAAGGTGGTCCTCTACGACCGGTCCAACGGCAGCGACCAGATCACCGGCGGCAAGCTGACGTTCAGCGACGGCAGCTCGGTCAACGTGCCGCCGCTGCCCAACTACGGCACGCCGCTCACCGTGAGCTTCAGCAAGCGCACCGTGACCTCGATGACCTTCACGGTGACGACGGTCAGCGCCGCGACCCGCAACGTCGGCCTCGCCGAGATCCAGGTGGAGGCGCCCCGATGA
- a CDS encoding DUF397 domain-containing protein codes for MQHSTATGLTWRSATACNGGNCVQVAATDDGVAVRDSKNPDGGVQLYTASEWRSFLAGAKNGEFDDLI; via the coding sequence GTGCAGCACTCCACCGCCACCGGGCTGACCTGGCGCAGCGCAACGGCCTGCAATGGAGGCAATTGCGTTCAGGTTGCAGCCACCGACGACGGCGTGGCCGTCCGTGACTCGAAGAACCCCGACGGTGGCGTCCAGCTCTATACAGCAAGCGAGTGGCGCAGCTTCCTCGCCGGTGCCAAAAATGGTGAATTTGACGACTTGATCTGA
- a CDS encoding class I SAM-dependent methyltransferase yields the protein MTSQYVLFPGRHHLLTRFQAEHLGRLCEGGKATVVWAVTSANHENTKRNPVPYHRREAAIERFSVLTGLRSVVVPVFDTAPTERFAEVTLKNITVATGLDLHPGNTVVACSTPAVADLYERLGFGIDPVEAGRDPAPERPWDVLLRLASGDPAWLDLAHPATVDVYERYRLVETVRSVVNDPVVGDEGGLTPTRDYRTYAEAFADSAQRKWRLVHEHVRPGRIVDIGCGAGAVLELADREPVLRESDLIGVEVARHLYEECVHKKAQGAFTNANVYFYRRNVLGGAVFPDRSIDTTLTFALTHEIWSYGERAASMRRFVQAIYDQTAPGGVWINSDVCGPDDRDRQVRLRLRTDDGGNPPGVREDLAGLAPRAVADYVGGLSTRARFDQFTVDYRFGFDYRAEGDTITLGLADAMDFLTRKDYTDNWLSETREQFCGLEFADWKQLLTDVGFEIDPASHTSRNDWIVENRIAPVATLTGTDGTPIDWPVTHVFLVARRPLNT from the coding sequence ATGACCAGCCAATACGTCCTCTTCCCCGGTCGCCATCACCTTCTCACCCGGTTCCAGGCCGAGCACCTCGGACGGCTCTGCGAGGGTGGGAAGGCGACGGTGGTCTGGGCGGTCACCTCGGCCAACCACGAGAACACCAAGCGCAACCCCGTGCCGTACCACCGGCGGGAGGCCGCGATCGAGCGGTTCAGCGTCCTGACCGGGCTGCGCTCGGTCGTCGTGCCGGTCTTCGACACCGCGCCGACCGAGCGGTTCGCCGAGGTGACCCTGAAGAACATCACGGTGGCGACCGGCCTCGACCTGCATCCGGGCAACACCGTGGTGGCCTGTTCCACGCCGGCGGTCGCGGACCTGTACGAGCGGCTCGGGTTCGGGATCGACCCGGTTGAGGCCGGCCGGGACCCGGCGCCGGAACGCCCCTGGGACGTGCTGCTGCGGCTGGCCTCGGGCGACCCGGCCTGGCTCGACCTGGCCCATCCGGCCACCGTCGACGTCTACGAGCGGTACCGCCTGGTGGAGACGGTGCGGTCGGTGGTCAACGACCCGGTGGTCGGCGACGAGGGCGGCCTCACCCCGACCCGCGATTACCGTACGTACGCCGAGGCGTTCGCGGACAGCGCGCAGCGCAAGTGGAGGCTCGTCCACGAGCACGTCCGGCCGGGCCGGATCGTCGACATCGGCTGTGGCGCGGGCGCGGTGCTGGAGCTGGCCGACCGGGAGCCGGTCCTGCGCGAGAGCGACCTGATCGGCGTCGAGGTCGCCCGGCACCTCTACGAGGAGTGCGTGCACAAGAAGGCACAGGGCGCGTTCACCAACGCAAACGTGTACTTCTACCGCCGCAACGTCCTCGGCGGCGCGGTCTTCCCCGACCGGTCGATCGACACGACGCTGACCTTCGCGCTCACCCACGAGATCTGGTCCTACGGCGAGCGCGCCGCCTCGATGCGGCGATTCGTCCAGGCCATCTACGACCAGACGGCACCCGGCGGAGTCTGGATCAACAGCGACGTCTGCGGCCCGGACGACCGCGACCGCCAGGTGCGGCTCCGGCTGCGCACCGACGACGGCGGCAACCCTCCCGGCGTACGGGAAGATCTTGCGGGGTTGGCGCCGCGGGCGGTGGCCGATTACGTCGGCGGCCTGTCGACCAGGGCCCGGTTCGATCAGTTCACGGTCGACTACCGGTTCGGGTTCGACTACCGGGCGGAGGGCGACACGATCACGCTGGGCCTCGCCGACGCGATGGACTTCCTGACGCGCAAGGACTACACCGACAACTGGCTGTCGGAGACGCGCGAGCAGTTCTGCGGGCTCGAGTTCGCCGACTGGAAGCAGCTGCTGACCGACGTGGGCTTCGAGATCGACCCGGCCAGCCACACCAGCCGCAACGACTGGATCGTCGAGAACCGGATCGCCCCGGTCGCGACCCTGACCGGCACGGACGGAACCCCGATCGACTGGCCGGTCACCCACGTCTTCCTCGTCGCCCGCCGCCCCCTCAACACCTGA
- a CDS encoding helix-turn-helix domain-containing protein, whose amino-acid sequence MPEDPGPLIRRRQLGSTLRRFRNAAGLSVNEVAERLLCSPSKISRIENAQRNATLRDVRDLCNMYGITDEVLQKELMGLARESRKRGWWQDANLDPSLVTLIGMEGAAKVISEYETLTIPGLLQTRDYAEAIRNVFDLDGTAARHPAVVDVRMRRQQILATTPRPTYNVVLDEAALHRAVGGPGVMRMQIEHLVEMAGMSVVEIQVIPFSKGAHLGMNNGFTILDFAEPAAPDGGSIVPAVVYVEGITGDNYHDTLSEVELFVDAFAQLRGLALSHADTLTLMREMIKLR is encoded by the coding sequence ATGCCCGAAGATCCCGGACCGTTGATTCGCCGGCGACAACTCGGCTCGACGCTACGCAGGTTTCGCAATGCCGCCGGACTGAGCGTTAACGAGGTGGCCGAACGGCTGCTCTGCTCACCGTCGAAGATCAGTCGAATTGAGAACGCCCAACGAAACGCCACACTCCGCGATGTGCGCGATCTATGCAATATGTACGGAATCACTGACGAAGTACTGCAGAAGGAACTAATGGGGTTGGCCCGCGAGAGCCGGAAGCGCGGCTGGTGGCAGGATGCCAACCTCGACCCCTCCCTCGTGACCCTGATCGGGATGGAGGGAGCAGCCAAGGTCATAAGCGAATACGAGACGCTGACCATCCCCGGGTTGCTGCAAACACGCGATTACGCCGAAGCCATCCGAAACGTATTTGATCTCGATGGCACGGCGGCGCGGCATCCGGCCGTTGTCGATGTGAGGATGAGACGGCAGCAGATTCTGGCGACGACACCGCGTCCTACCTACAACGTCGTTCTGGACGAGGCGGCCCTACATCGGGCCGTGGGTGGTCCGGGCGTGATGCGCATGCAGATCGAGCACCTTGTCGAGATGGCCGGAATGTCGGTCGTAGAAATCCAGGTAATACCCTTTTCAAAAGGGGCTCACCTCGGCATGAATAATGGCTTCACCATACTTGATTTCGCCGAACCGGCCGCACCGGACGGGGGGTCGATCGTTCCCGCCGTCGTATACGTCGAGGGCATTACCGGGGACAATTACCACGACACGCTCAGCGAGGTCGAGCTGTTCGTTGACGCGTTCGCCCAGCTTCGCGGCCTGGCACTGTCGCATGCGGACACGCTGACTCTCATGCGAGAGATGATCAAACTCCGGTGA
- a CDS encoding SRPBCC family protein, which yields MPVVEATIVVPVPPDVAFAVSQTTAPVRYRWDPFVREQHFVDGATRPGKGVRTFTRSRHGISMVSEYVSFQPPTNVGMKMVRGPWFFEMFGGGWRFAAAPGRPGHTVATWRYNFRCRPAFLRPVADRIGRWLLGRDIRRRIAGYARGCEDPAVLDAARQALDERAA from the coding sequence ATGCCTGTCGTTGAAGCGACCATCGTCGTTCCCGTGCCGCCGGATGTCGCGTTCGCCGTGTCGCAGACCACCGCGCCGGTGCGGTACCGGTGGGACCCGTTCGTGCGCGAGCAGCACTTCGTCGACGGTGCCACCCGGCCCGGCAAGGGCGTGCGGACCTTCACCCGGTCGCGGCACGGCATCTCGATGGTCAGCGAGTACGTGTCGTTCCAGCCGCCCACCAACGTCGGCATGAAGATGGTGCGCGGGCCGTGGTTCTTCGAGATGTTCGGCGGCGGCTGGCGTTTCGCGGCCGCGCCGGGGCGGCCCGGCCACACCGTCGCCACCTGGCGGTACAACTTCCGGTGCCGGCCCGCGTTTCTGCGCCCGGTCGCCGATCGGATCGGCCGGTGGCTGCTCGGCCGCGACATCCGCCGGCGGATCGCCGGGTACGCGCGGGGCTGCGAGGATCCGGCCGTGCTCGACGCGGCCCGCCAGGCCCTCGACGAGCGGGCCGCATAG
- a CDS encoding S8 family serine peptidase: protein MTVYQSAARPGPSRRNRRLMFSLIGAMAVAAAGVTVPAFADTDPDVRLIVGLEAAERQDTTEELADKGYRLKTKGRLEQLGARTLLVSEDDAAKVAARLRGQDGVAFVQLDRRVSALAEPEAEVTESASPAPSEPVEAASEPSSTPPDEPPPLEVSSPPTTTTPPDEPTVGEDPKNPDGGSTTTASEPEPADPPAVTAAPWDALAQLGVPEALRSSTAWSSQTVAVVDTGVSPVGDLAGAVLPGANVVENAPDPADARDDSTDGHGTAVASLIKSACPACKILPVKALDKRGTAYESEVAQGITYAADKGARIINLSFGAPVQPGTPDAGELLQTAVNYARGKGAVVLASAGNDAYGTVKYYPAANNGVLAVSGTNSAGARYTKADDPAGLAGANSGASWVDLAAPYCAAALTTAGTRDQVCGTSFSTALVSGVAGLVKSRTAAANLWTIENALTGTATAPAATDAWLAFGEVRADRAVLKVDTTAPVVGATTPAYLKRFRGTVSVAASNITDAGGGYPGGSGVTHAGLYVDGKWYASDYSAPFAVNYNSGTLNRTVKLQWKVFDRAGNVGILNRNVIADNAGPTLTWTSGPKNAKVKGTVTIKAKASDPAGVSRVELWINGKLKQWDWTSSYSFKVNTKSYGKTIKVQLRANDKVGNVRSLTTYTWKR from the coding sequence ATGACCGTCTACCAGTCCGCCGCCCGGCCCGGCCCGTCGCGGCGCAACCGGCGGCTGATGTTCAGCCTGATCGGCGCGATGGCCGTTGCGGCGGCCGGCGTCACCGTTCCGGCGTTCGCCGACACCGACCCGGACGTCCGGCTGATCGTCGGCCTCGAGGCCGCCGAGCGGCAGGACACGACCGAGGAGCTCGCCGACAAGGGATACCGGCTGAAGACGAAGGGCCGGCTCGAACAGCTCGGCGCCCGTACCCTGCTGGTTTCGGAGGATGACGCGGCGAAGGTCGCGGCACGGCTGCGTGGCCAGGACGGCGTCGCGTTCGTACAGCTGGACCGCCGGGTCTCGGCGCTCGCCGAACCGGAGGCGGAGGTCACCGAGTCGGCGAGCCCGGCGCCGTCCGAGCCGGTCGAGGCCGCCTCGGAGCCGTCGAGCACGCCGCCGGACGAGCCGCCGCCGCTGGAGGTCTCCAGCCCGCCGACGACCACGACCCCGCCGGACGAGCCGACCGTCGGCGAGGACCCGAAGAACCCCGACGGCGGGTCCACCACGACCGCCTCCGAGCCCGAGCCGGCCGACCCGCCGGCGGTGACCGCCGCACCCTGGGACGCGCTGGCGCAGCTCGGCGTGCCGGAGGCGCTCCGGTCGAGCACCGCCTGGAGCAGCCAGACCGTCGCCGTCGTGGACACCGGCGTCTCGCCGGTCGGCGACCTGGCCGGCGCGGTCCTGCCGGGCGCGAACGTGGTGGAGAACGCACCGGACCCGGCCGACGCGCGCGACGACAGCACCGACGGCCACGGCACGGCCGTGGCGTCGCTGATCAAGTCGGCCTGCCCGGCCTGCAAGATCCTGCCGGTCAAGGCGCTCGACAAGCGGGGCACCGCGTACGAGAGCGAGGTGGCCCAGGGCATCACGTACGCCGCCGACAAGGGCGCCCGCATCATCAACCTGTCGTTCGGCGCCCCGGTCCAGCCGGGTACCCCGGACGCCGGCGAGCTGTTGCAGACCGCCGTGAACTACGCCCGCGGCAAGGGCGCCGTCGTGCTGGCCAGCGCCGGCAACGACGCGTACGGGACCGTGAAGTACTACCCGGCCGCGAACAACGGCGTCCTGGCCGTGTCCGGCACCAACTCGGCCGGCGCGCGATACACCAAGGCCGACGACCCGGCCGGCCTGGCCGGCGCCAACTCCGGGGCGAGCTGGGTGGACCTGGCCGCGCCGTACTGCGCGGCCGCGCTCACCACCGCCGGCACCCGGGACCAGGTCTGCGGCACGTCCTTCTCGACCGCGCTGGTCTCCGGCGTGGCCGGGCTGGTGAAGTCGCGTACCGCGGCGGCCAACCTGTGGACCATCGAGAACGCCCTGACCGGCACCGCCACCGCCCCGGCCGCCACCGACGCGTGGCTGGCGTTCGGCGAGGTCCGGGCCGACCGCGCGGTGCTCAAGGTGGACACCACCGCTCCGGTGGTCGGCGCCACCACGCCGGCCTACCTGAAGCGCTTCCGCGGCACCGTCTCGGTGGCGGCGAGCAACATCACCGACGCGGGCGGCGGCTACCCGGGCGGCTCCGGCGTGACCCACGCCGGGCTCTACGTCGACGGCAAGTGGTACGCGAGCGACTACAGCGCGCCGTTCGCGGTCAACTACAACAGCGGCACCCTGAACCGTACGGTGAAGTTGCAGTGGAAGGTCTTCGACCGGGCCGGGAACGTCGGCATCCTGAACCGCAACGTGATCGCCGACAACGCCGGACCGACGCTGACCTGGACCTCGGGGCCGAAGAACGCCAAGGTGAAGGGCACCGTCACCATCAAGGCGAAGGCGAGCGACCCCGCCGGCGTCTCCCGGGTCGAACTGTGGATCAACGGCAAGCTGAAGCAGTGGGACTGGACCTCGAGCTACTCCTTCAAGGTCAACACCAAGTCGTACGGTAAGACCATCAAGGTCCAGCTCCGCGCCAACGACAAGGTCGGCAACGTCCGTTCCCTGACCACCTACACCTGGAAGCGATGA